In Ignavibacteriales bacterium, the DNA window CAGCGGAGTGTTCATCGACCTAATTTGGTCGCGTCTCAGCATGATGAATAATTTTACCGAAACCGATTCTTGCGTTTTTACAATCAATGAATCACCCAAAACGGAAATCATCCCATCAACATTTTTCAGCTTAAACGATAACGGCACAGATTCAAAAGTCTTATTCAACGCCTTGACATCATAAAGATTGCTTATATAATCGTCGGGCTGTTCCTGATAAAACATTCCCCCCGTGCGAAGAATTGTAACATCAATATCCGAACGCGTGATGACAAGATATATAAGAAGTGAAATGAGAATTATCAGCAGAATCGAATACCCGATACTTCGCGGCGTAAAGAGAGATCGGATTTTCTTTTCGATCCCCTCGATTGAATCGTACCGGATTAAACCCCTCGGTTTTTCTACCGAGTCCATAATTGAATCACAAGCATCAATGCAAGTAGTGCAGTTTATACACTCAAGCTGCGTACCGTTTCGAATATCAATACCCGTCGGACAAACATCCACACACTGATGACAATCTATACAATCGCCAATTACTCTTTCTTCGCTTTTTCGGAGTTTACCTCTCGGTTCTCCGCGAATGAAATCATAAGCAATGACGATTGAATTTCTGTCCAGTAATACTCCCTGCAACCTGCCGTACGGACATACGAGTATGCAAGCTTGCTCACGGAACCAGCCGAAAATCCAATGAAAGACACCGGTGAATACAAGAATAGCAACTAACCCGCCCATATGTTCAGATGGAGGAGAGGTAATTATTTTTAATAATTTGTCCGAACCTATTATCCATGCAAGCAGCATGTTGGAGATAAGGAACGATAGAAAAAAATAAATTCCATGTTTAAATGATTTCTTGAAAATTTTATTGCCCGTCCATGATGAATCGTTCAATTGTTTTTGCCGGAGAGGATTTCCTTCTATCCAATAATCAATCTTGCGGAAAACCATCTCCATAAAAACCGTTTGCGGACAAATCCATCCGCAAAACAAACGTCCGAACACTACGGTGAATAAAAAAATAAAAACGATCGTCGATATCATCGCAATGGCGAAAAGAATATAATCGTGCGGACCGAAAATTAGACCGAACACGATGAATTTGCGCTCAGTAATATCGAACAGCATCAACGGATGACCGTTGAAACGCAGAAACGGGGTAACAAAAAGAATTGCAAGAAGAATCCAGCTTGCGAGAATGCGCCCGCGATGGAATCTTCCTTCGGGTTTCTTAGGGTAAATCCATTTCCGTTTTCCTTCTTTTGAAACAATACCGAGCTGGTCGCGGAAAGAAGTTTCCGATGCTGGAGAATTTGTTGTTTCAGTTTCCGTCACGATTTCACTGCAATTTTTACAGAATCACTTGATTCAACCTTAGGTTCCACCCACAAATTGCCTTCCTGCGGTTTTCCGCCCGGCGGATTTGTTCCCTGCAAAGTAAGGATATACGATGCAATCTGTTGGATTTCTTTAGGTGTGAATACGAGTTTCCAACTGATCATTCCTTTTGCAGGAACTCCATTTTTAATCGTGGCAAAAATATTTTTTACACCGCCGCCATGAATCCAATATTGATCCGTGAGGTTAGGCCCTACAACTCCACCGCCTTCATTGCCGTGACAGCTAACGCAGTTCTTCTTGAATTTTTCCATTCCTTCCTTTATCGATGCATCATCCTTGAGCGCAGCCAATTTATCTTCGTTGATCTCACCTTCCGATGCGATCCGCACACGCCTCATCAAATCGGCAGATGCAAGCTCTTCCGAAAATTCAGCTTGCGGCAACGGACTTGTTTTCAACACATGATAATTGATCAGATAAATAACGGCGAAGAGAACGGTTGCACCGAAAAGATAATTGAACCACGGAGGAATCCTGTTATCCAACTCAGTTATCCCATCGAAGTCTTCATCCATCTGGATTGCTTTTTCAGCAGATTGCGGCACAACATAAGCCCATGCAGTATGCAAAAATTTTACAATCGGTTCTATGTTTCCTTCAAGAACAAATATGACGAAGAAAATAATTATCACAAAAAATGCGGTGAGTATGCCTGTAACAATTAAAGCGGTTTCTGTTCCCGTATCTGCGGCTTGCGCTAAGAGAGTGGAACTGCCGAAAATAAAAAGCATAATCAATCTAAGTAAAAATTTATTTTTCATGATGATATCCTTTCAGATTCACGATACTCATCGAGCGGCAAATTACTCATATAATCTGTATGTTCTTTTCTCATTTTGAAAACTATAAAAAGAACGATGATGAAGAACGGAATAAAAATGAAAAGGGAGATAAGCGGATAAGAAGCAATTCCTTCGACCTGTTGCAGATATTGAGAAAACATTTTTTGCTCCTTCCTACTTTTGTACCTGAATATCCGTGCCAAGCCGTTGGAGATACGCGATAACGGCAATGATCTCCTTTGAAGGATCGGCAGGTATTTTTTGTTTTTGAAGATCAACGGCAATCAGTTCTGCCTGCCTTTGCAAATCGGTCAACGCCAATAAATCGAATCCTTTAGGATATGGAACTCCCAAACTTTGCATGGCTCTGATTTTCGGCTCGAGTGTAGAATTATCTAAGTCTTGTGTGTATAACCACGGATACGGAGGCATAATGGAACCGGGAGAAACCGAGCGCGGATCGTCCATGTGCATAAAGTGCCAAAGATTGGGATATCTTTTTCCTTCACGATGGAGATCGGGACCGGTGCGTTTCGATCCCCACAAAAATGGGTGATCATAAACAAACTCGCCTGCTTTAGAATACTCACCGTACCGTTCAGTTTCCGATCGGAATGGCCTCACCATTTGAGAATGACAGGTATTACATCCTTCGCGGATATAAATGTCTCGCCCCTGCAACTCGAGCGGTGTATACGGTTTCACTGCAGCAATCGTAGGAATGTTAGATTTTATTAGAAATGTCGGAATGATTTCTATCAATCCCCCAATTAAAATTACAACGAGAGAAACGACTGCAAATTGAATGGGACGCTTTTCAAGCCATCGATGTTTATTTTCTTTCGAGACGTGTTCATCAACCCACACGGCTGGAACTTGTACTTCTTCTTCTTTTATCAATTTTCCCGAGCGAACAGTCTTGAACATATTATAACACATGATGCACGCGCCGGAAAGATACAATGTTCCGCCGAAAGCACGCAGAATATACATCGGTATAATTTGAAGAACGGTTTCTAAAAAATTCGGGTATTGAAGAACGCCAAATGTTGTGAATTGTTTCCACATCAGCGATTGTGCAACGCCAGCCCAGTACATTGGCACAGCATAGAAAACTATACCGAGAGTACCGAGCCAGAAATGCAGATTCGCAAGTTTTTTAGAAAATAGATTTGTTCCCCACATTCTCGGTATGAGCCAGTAAACTATTCCAAAAGTCAGAAATCCGTTCCAGCCCAGCGCACCGATATGCACATGCGCAATTGTCCAATCTGTGTAATGTGAAAGAGCGTTGACATTTTTCAATGAAAGAGTTGGACCTTCCAATGTTGCCATGCCGTATGCTGTAACTGCAACAACCATGAATTTTAAAATCGGGTCTTCGCGCACTTTATTCCACGCGCCGCGTAATGTTAGTAATCCGTTAATGGCACCGCCCCACGAGGGAGCTATCAACATAATTGAAAAAACTGTTCCTAAAGACTGCGCCCAATCCGGAAGAGCAGTGTAAAGCAGATGATGAGGTCCAGCCCAGATATAAATAAATATAAGTGACCAAAAATGAACTATCGATAGCCGGTATGAATAAACCGGACGGTTTGCAGCTTTGGGTAAAAAGTAATACATCAAACCTAAGTAAGGTGTTGTAAGAAAAAAAGCAACCGCATTATGTCCATACCACCATTGCACAAGCGCATCTTGAACTCCGGCATACACCGGATAACTTTTTAGAAATGAAACAGGAATCTCGATGGAATTTACAATATGAAGAACAGCAACAGTTACTAATGTTGCAAGATAAAACCAGATCGCGACGTACATATGTTTCTCTCGCCGCTTGATAATTGTGCCGACAACATTAATTGTAAGCACAATCCAGATTAATGTAATCGCAATATCGATGGGCCACTCGAGTTCGGCATATTCCTTAGCTGTTGAAATACCTAATGGTAACGTTACGACGGCAGCAACAATTATCAATTGCCATCCCCAAAAATGAATCTTACTCAATAGATCGCTGAACATTCTCGCTTTACACAATCGCTGGAGCGAATAGTACAATCCCATAAAAATTCCATTCCCCACAAATGCAAATATAACTGCATTAGTATGGAGCGGACGGAGTCTACCGAATGTAAGATACTGTAACTTTGCATTGTATATCGGATCGAATAACTGGAAAGCTATAGTTAATCCAACAGTCATTCCTACAATTCCCCATACCATCGTTGCAATTGCAAAATTGCGAACAACACCGTTATCGTACTTGATCGTTTGCATTTCCATAATCAGCTGATCCTTTTACTTTATTTTCCGATGTTTGATTCATTGTAATATTTTTCTTTTCATCATCAAAGAGAATTCTAACGGATGGTGTAAATTTATCATCATATTGCCCATTTCTCACAGCCCAAACGAACAATAACAAAAAACTAACCGCGACAAAAATACTGAATCCAACCAATATCCAAATAACCGACACTATATCAATCCTCTCCGTTTCGCCAGAAACCGGGTCAATAAAGTTGAGAATGCAACAACCGTGATAGAACTAAGCGGCATGAGTATGGCAGCCAACATCGGAGATAGATCACTCTGCACAGCGAAGTACAATCCTATGATATTATAGATAATTGATATCATAAAGTTCCAATATACTACATGTTTTGCTGTCGATGCAAATCGGATAAATCTGTCCAAATCGTTAAAGGCATCGGCACTTAAGATACCATCACAAGCAGGTGAAAACGCGCTGACGTCTTCCGTAATTGCAATGGCAACATCGCTTTGCCATAATGCGCCGGCATCATTTAAACCATCACCGACCATAATAACGTTCCGGTTTTTTGATTGTAACGATTTAATAAATGATAATTTATCGGCCGGTTTCTGGTTGAATTCCATCCCGTTGAAATTCGGAAAAATATCTTTTAATTTCTCCATCTCACCATCATCATCACCTGATAGGAGGGATATTGAATGACTTCCGCTGAGATTGTCAAAAACTTTATCGACTTGATCCCGGTAGACATTTTCAAATTCAAACCGACCGAGAATCTCTCCATCAACCGAAGCATATACACTTGTCTTTTTGATATTATTTTCCGGAGTTTTCACTCCAACAAATGAAGCGGAGCCAAGTTGAACTTCAGATCCTTCCACGAACGCGCGAATACCAGCCGCTTCCACTTCTTCGAAGTCGGTCACCTCGAAATTTTTTCTTATCTGCAAAAAATCATAAATCGATCGGCTCAGCGGATGCGTGGAACTTCGCGCGAGGGATGCAAGCAGGATTTGATTTTTTTCCGAAAGTGAATTTCCGTTGAATCGGATCGATGTTCGATCGGTTTTAGTGATTGTCCCGGTTTTATCAAAAACAATCGTATCGGTTTTAGATAACGCCTCAACAACGGATGAATGCTTCAGGTAAAATCCTTTCTTCCCAAATAGTCGAAGAGTTGTACCGAAAACAAACGGGGCCGCAAGTGCGAGCGCGCATGGGCATGCAATGATTAAAATCGCGGTTACCGAGTCTAGAATTTTACCCGGATTAATATTCCACCATACAATTGCTGTCAACAATGCAATGAACAGAATTCCAAGCGTGAAATATTTTCCTACGGTATTCGATAATGTGAGTAATCTCGATTTTATTCTGTCTGATAACCGAAACTCATTCCATAGCTGGATGAACTCACTCTCAGATACTTCCTTAATGGCTTCAAGCTCTATAAGACTTCCGAGATGTTTTCCACCGGCATAAATCAAGTCACCAACTCTTTTTATTGATGGTTTGGATTCTCCGCTTACAAAGCTGTAATCAATATTTGCGATTCCGTTCATCAACACAGAATCAGCAGGTATGATTTCGTTATTTCTGATAATCATTCTTTCACCGGGCCTGATAAGAGTGATGGGAATAGTAGTTTCATCCCACCCCTTTTTGACCGATACCGCAAGTGGAAAATATGATTGATACTTCCGTTCAAAGTTCAAAGTATCATAAGTTTTATTTTGAAATAATCTGCCGATAAGTAGAAAAAAAACTAGTCCTGTTAACGAATCAAAATATCCGGGACCGATTTGAAATAACACTTCAACGGCGGAACGAAGGAATACAATCGCAATGCCGAGCGCGATCGGTACATCAATATTTATCGCTTTTGATCTTAACCCATTTACCGCCGATCCAAAAAAAATCGCACTGCTAAAATAGACAACGGGAATAGATAAGATCAGATTGAGATAACCGAACAACGTTCTGGTGCCGGTATCGATCATAGATGAAGAGAGGTATTCCGGTAAACTGAACAGCATAATGTTTCCAAAACAAAAAGCGGCAACACCAATTTTCAAATATAAACTTCGCTCGATTTTAGTGCGGTGGCTGGGATCGGATGCATTCAAATTCAATTCGGGTTCATATCCAATGGAAGAGATAAGTTCAACAACTTGACGAAATGAAATTTTATTTTTTACGAATTTGATAAGTATTCGTTTTTTTAAAAAATCTACTCGGGAAAAAAATATTCCCGGATGCAATTTATGCAAATTCTCTAAAAGCCAGATACATGAACTGCAATGCATCTGGGGAATGTGAAAACTTACAACTACTATACCATCACCAGAAAAATCTATCAGCTTACTGTTTACGTCCGGCTCATCCAAATAAGCAAACTTTGAGTCGGTAGATATCGGTGGCGTAATACCAGGGTGTTCATTGAAATCGTAGTACCGGTAAAGGTGCTTCCCGTTCAGTATTTCGTAAACAGATTTGCAACCATTGCAACAAAACAATTTATCATCGTAGGTTATGGCTACTTCACCGGTAGGCGCTCCACAGTGAAAACAGTTCGTTTCAATATTTATATTATTTTCCGGCACCATTAGTCATATTAATCTAAAAGCAATATACAATTTTGATTCCATCTAAATCAACTCTAATCTAACTTTTCAAATGACGGCTGTGCGTTATAAAACAAATCCATTCCCATGAATTTTAATTGCCTTTAACATCATGACAAAGCTCTGTAGAACAATTATGAACTCTTCATAATCATCTATCCACAGGAGATACTTTTAATCAACTGATCCAGATAAATTTAATTTCAACTCCGAACTAATTATATAAACTTAAACTTAATAATCTAACCTTTCTGGACTGGGGTTTTTAACACACTTTAAAATAAATTTGTCAGTATTGAGAATTCCGTTGATATTAAATGAAAAATAATCAAATCAAAGATCAGCAATCCTCGATAAATTTAATAAATTCGCCAATCTTATAATTATTTTCTGGAGGAATAAATGGCATAATTTTAGGATATTGTTGATAGCCCGCTGAATTTATTTTATTGACTAATCTAGCTCTCTTTGAAAGGAATAAAAGAATGTCTGGCAAAAGCCGTCGCGATTTTCTGAAACAATCCGTAGCAGCTGGAGCGGTAGCTACGGGACTTTCAACATCAACAGCAACTGCAGGACCTAAAAATATTTTATCAGAAGACAGAATGGGGGTTCTGGTCGATACTACCGTCTGTGTTGGATGTAGAAATTGTGAATGGGCTTGCAAAGATGCCCACAATTTACCTGTCGGCAATTTAGCTTCGTACGAAGATAGAAAAATTTTGGAAACTAAAAGAAGACCTGATCATACTGCGCTCACTGTTATCAATGAATACCCTCATGGCAAAAATTCAAATCTACCTATCAATGTAAAGATACAGTGTATGCATTGCGATCGCCCGGCTTGTGTTTCTGCCTGCATCGTTGGTGCTTTCTCTAAAGAAGAAAACGGATCGGTTATCTGGGATACAGAAATGTGTATTGGTTGTCGTTACTGCATGGCTGCCTGTCCGTACCAGATTCCGGCGTTTGAGTATGATAAAGCAATTAATCCATTAATCATGAAATGCGATTTTTGTTTCAACAGAACAAAAGAGGGAAATCTTCCCGGCTGTGTGAACATCTGCCCGGTTGAGGCACTTACTTATGGCCCGAGGAGCGAACTGATTAAAATTGCACGAAACCGTATCAAAAAGGAACCGCATAGATATATCGATCATATTTTTGGCGAATATGAGGTTGGAGGTAGTTCGTGGATGTACCTGGGTTCAACAGATTTTAAAGAACTTGATTTTCCTCGGCTTGGAAAAAATCCCGCTCCCGGTGTTTCTGAATCCATCCAACATGGAATTTTTGCATACTTCATTCCCCCTGTTTCTCTGTACGCACTGCTGGGCGGAATCATGTGGATTACAAAACGTCGTAAAGAATTAGAGGAGGAGGGAAAAATATGAGTCACGAATTAGTTAAACCAGTTCAGATAAAACAAAAATTTTTTACACCCGGTGTTTATGGACTCATTATAATCGCACTAAACGGTTTAGTTTTTCTGGCGGGAAGATTTATTTTCGGTATAGGCGCGGTTACAAATTTAAATAATCAATATCCCTGGGGACTATGGATTGGTGTTGATGTTGCTGCCGGAGTTGCGCTTGCTGCCGGCGGTTTTACAACTGCGGCTTTTGGTCATGTGATGCACAAAGAAGAATATCATGCCATTGTCCGCCCGGCATTGTTGACCGCTATGCTTGGCTACACTTTCGTTGCTATCGGAGTTTTTGTCGATATCGGAAGATGGTACTTTATATGGCATCCGTTGATTATGTGGAACGGAAATTCTGCTTTGTTCGAAGTTGGTATCTGCGTTATGATTTATATGACTGTTCTGTACATCGAGTTTCTTCCCATTGTTACTGAACGATTTATTGGAAAAGTAAATCTACCCGGATTACTCTCTCCATTGAATAAACCGGCAGATAAAATATTGAGATTATTAGACCGCGGACTTTCTAAAACCATGTTCATCTTTATTATCGCGGGAGTTGTTCTCTCGACACTTCATCAATCGTCACTGGGTACATTAATGGTAATAGCAGGACCCAAAATGCATCCATTATGGCAAACACCTATCTTACCGCTCCTGTTTTTATTATCTGCGATAAGCGTCGGTTTTCCGATGGTGATATTTGAATCATTAATGGCATCACGCTCGCTTAAGTTAAAACCTGAAATGCATGTTCTCTCAAGATTAGGTTCAATGATAGCACCCTTGCTTGGAATTTATCTTGCTTTTAAAATTGGTGATATGTTCATCAGAGAAACATTCGTTTATTTAAGTGAATTTACGACTGCGAGTATAATGTTTTCAATTGAACTTCTCTTAGGAGTAATTATCCCGTTGAGAATGTTCTTATCTCCAAAAGTTTTGAAATCACCTCCTCTTCTTTTCACGGCATCAGCACTTGTTGTATTTGGAGTATTGTTAAACAGAATAAATAATTTTGTTGTTGCATACACTCCTCCTTATTCAACAGGGTCGTATTTTCCATCAATCGGTGAAATTTCTGTCACGATAGGATTTGTAGCAATGTTGGTCCTTGCATATAGATTTATTGTCATCAATTTCCCCGTAATAAGCATGCCCGATAAACAATCTATCCAACATAATAAATATACGATCAGAGGATTTGAAAAATGAAAAACTTTTTGATTGTTTTATCGATTTTATTTTTTGTAATTGAATCCGACGCTCAACAGAGCCCCGGCAAAAACCACGCGAAACTGCACATTAATTGTGTATCATGTCACACATGTGGTCTTCCGACCAAAGATGATCCTTGCTGGGTAGCTTGTCCTCGCGAAAAAATGATTACGGTTTATCTCAAACCCGAGCAAACCGATGAACTTGTTGTGATCGATCAGGGAAGCGAAAGATATGGCCCGGTTTATTTTTCACACAAGATACACGCACAAATGTCGGGGATGGTTGGCGGTTGCGGGAATTGTCATCATTATAACACGCTTGAGCAAATATTAAAATGTAGTAGTTGCCATGCATCGTCCAGACAAAGAGAAAACATCGGCATTCCTGATTTGAAAGCTGCTTATCACAGGCAGTGCATGGATTGCCATCGTGAATGGAGTCACGAGACAGGTTGCACCACATGCCACGCTCCGATAAACAATTTAAAAGTATCGGAAAAAACAGTTTTAGAAAAACAATTGAAAGGTAAAGATCATCCACCGGTCACCGAACCGACAAAAATTGTGTACGAAACTGACTTTGAACCTGGAAAGCTGGTTACGTTCTATCATGATGATCATGTAAATAATTTTAAAATAAAATGCAATAAATGTCATGCTCAGGAAAGCTGTACCAGATGTCACGATGTGAATAATGTATCGAGTGATAAATTATTATTAGTAAAAGAAAAGAAATCATTAGAAGAACATCATAAAAAATGTTTCACTTGTCACAAAGAGAACGATTGTACTAAATGTCATCTCGATAGACCACTTGAGCCGTTTAATCATAAACAGAGAACCGGGTGGGCACTTAATAAACCTCATTCGAACCTTCCCTGTGTAAGTTGTCATGGATCAAAGCAACCATATCAAATACTCGACAATCAATGCACGAGCTGCCACAAGGGCTGGAAAAAGGAAACTTTTAAGCATTCGGTAACAGGTCTGCGGCTTGACGAGATCCACTCAGAGCTTGTTTGCGTAGATTGTCATGTTGGGAATGATTATTCTGTAAAACCCGACTGCAAAAGTTGCCACGAAAACTTTGCATATCCAAAACAAAAACCTGGAAAGTTGGTCAGCAAATAATTAATTTTTTAATTGAATAATAATCTTGAAATATGCTTTTTAACAAGATCGGTTTTCGATTAATATTTGCAGTTGCTCTTACTTCGCTTGTAATCATAGGCGTTTTTGCATACTTTAATATTAAATCGCAAACCGGCAGTTTAATATCCGAAGTTGAACGTCATGCCAACCAGTTAGGTGAAACCGTTATCGCAAGCACGCGGTTCGATATGATGCTGAATCAAAGAGATAGAATTCAGGAAACCATCAATTCAATCGGTAAACAACCTCAAATCAGGGATGTCAGAATCATAAATAAAGTCGGTAAAATTATTTATTCATCTGATTCAAAAAATATAAATAAGATGGTAGATAAACGAGCTGAAAGTTGCTACGCATGCCACTCCGAAGACCGTCCTCTTGAGCAAATTTCGATCACGGAACGGACAAGAATATTTAAAGAGCATCCGGAGTTCAACCGAATTCTCGGAATAATCACCCCGATATACAATGAAAATTCATGCTGGCAAGCCGAATGTCATGCTCATCCTAAAAATCAAAAAGTTCTCGGCGTCCTCGATGTTTCAATTTCACTCGCGGAGGTTGATAAAACAATTGTTATAAGGGAATGGGAAATTGTAGTATTTGCTATCATCGCAATAATAGCCGTTGGATTATTGATCGCTTTCTTTGTGCGACGCTGGGTGTCTAATCCTGTGAATGATTTATTAAATGCAACTCAACAGGTCAGCCAGGGTAATTTGAATTATGCCATTAAAGATCTCAGTAACGATGAAATAGGAAAGCTTGGTACCTCATTTAATAATATGACAAAGAAATTGGCAGAAGCACGGATGCAGCTTTTCCAATCGGACAAAATGGCTTCACTCGGACGACTTGCCGCAGGAGTTGCGCATGAAATAAATAACCCTCTGACCGGAGTCCTCACTTACAGCAGCTTTCTCTTAAAAAGGACAAAGGATAATCCTGAATTCCAGGATGATCTCAACATTATTGTGAGAGAAACTTTACGAAGCCGTGAAATCGTAAAAAGCTTATTGGATTTTTCGCGTCAATCGGTTCCCAGGAAAAGCAACGCTAATTTAAATGACATCATCGATAAGGCGATCAGTGTTATTGAGCGTCAATTATCTTTAAAAAAGATAAAAATCATCAAGCAATCCGAAGTTAATCTTCCCCCGATTACTGTCGATTCAAACCAAATCCAGCAAGTATTTATTAACCTTTTTGTAAAT includes these proteins:
- a CDS encoding HAMP domain-containing protein — protein: MLFNKIGFRLIFAVALTSLVIIGVFAYFNIKSQTGSLISEVERHANQLGETVIASTRFDMMLNQRDRIQETINSIGKQPQIRDVRIINKVGKIIYSSDSKNINKMVDKRAESCYACHSEDRPLEQISITERTRIFKEHPEFNRILGIITPIYNENSCWQAECHAHPKNQKVLGVLDVSISLAEVDKTIVIREWEIVVFAIIAIIAVGLLIAFFVRRWVSNPVNDLLNATQQVSQGNLNYAIKDLSNDEIGKLGTSFNNMTKKLAEARMQLFQSDKMASLGRLAAGVAHEINNPLTGVLTYSSFLLKRTKDNPEFQDDLNIIVRETLRSREIVKSLLDFSRQSVPRKSNANLNDIIDKAISVIERQLSLKKIKIIKQSEVNLPPITVDSNQIQQVFINLFVNASDAIGNNGGTITTSIKQISLSPFGIAQIKKATCLKRHSLIDNEFKIDGLPALKVKVVADGKGGIIHLDPVYGKHRNQYYPGIKINKDTKFICPDCDNSLVQQDKICPKCGSPILAFEISGQGFYEVCASENSDWERWDFVDSSGLKEYIEIRISDTGCGISKDDLPKIFEPFFSTKGQKGTGLGLAVIWGIIDNHNGTINVESEEDNGTTFIIRLPLIQ
- a CDS encoding cytochrome c3 family protein; its protein translation is MKNFLIVLSILFFVIESDAQQSPGKNHAKLHINCVSCHTCGLPTKDDPCWVACPREKMITVYLKPEQTDELVVIDQGSERYGPVYFSHKIHAQMSGMVGGCGNCHHYNTLEQILKCSSCHASSRQRENIGIPDLKAAYHRQCMDCHREWSHETGCTTCHAPINNLKVSEKTVLEKQLKGKDHPPVTEPTKIVYETDFEPGKLVTFYHDDHVNNFKIKCNKCHAQESCTRCHDVNNVSSDKLLLVKEKKSLEEHHKKCFTCHKENDCTKCHLDRPLEPFNHKQRTGWALNKPHSNLPCVSCHGSKQPYQILDNQCTSCHKGWKKETFKHSVTGLRLDEIHSELVCVDCHVGNDYSVKPDCKSCHENFAYPKQKPGKLVSK